The proteins below come from a single Thalassoglobus sp. JC818 genomic window:
- a CDS encoding RimK family protein — MPTLIVSDSPKQIELDLPNVESVDAWAYLTNPEFAERRNVKLFNLCESLKYQSTGYYVSLLAEARGHKPVPGVIALQDLKSPSMIRYVGDELNDLIQQSLAPLQSDQFELSVYFGANLAKRYDRLARHLFNMFQVPLLRFRFVKNKTWQIRRVRALGTGEIPESHRDFVAAAAAKHFSRSSAIQKKRKRLRYDIAILHDPDEGENSPSDDAALKKFVKAAESVGLAAELITRDQSASLLEYDGLFIRQTTAVNHFTYRLARKAASEGLVVIDDPVSIARCTNKVFLAELLTRHKIPTPDTLVVHRDNVHEIASRLDFPCVLKKPDSSFSQGVVKVTNQQELDQRLEEFLAESEMIVAQKFMPTTFDWRVGILDQRPIFACQYFMAPGHWQIIRQESDGRGRYGKSKTVPVELAPRKAIQMALKAANLIGDGLYGVDVKESDGQFILIEVNDNPNINSGYEDEVLRDDLYRRIMESFLRRIEQAKSKTN, encoded by the coding sequence ATGCCCACGCTGATCGTCAGTGACTCCCCTAAACAGATCGAACTCGACCTCCCCAATGTCGAGAGTGTGGACGCGTGGGCTTATCTCACCAATCCTGAGTTTGCAGAACGACGAAACGTCAAACTGTTCAACCTTTGCGAGTCTCTGAAATATCAAAGCACGGGATATTACGTCTCACTGCTGGCAGAAGCCCGGGGACATAAACCTGTTCCCGGAGTGATCGCCCTGCAGGATCTGAAGTCGCCGTCGATGATTCGATACGTCGGAGACGAACTTAACGACCTGATCCAACAGTCACTCGCTCCGCTTCAATCAGATCAGTTTGAACTGAGCGTTTACTTCGGCGCGAACCTCGCCAAGCGGTACGATCGACTGGCGAGACATCTGTTCAACATGTTTCAGGTTCCTCTGTTGCGGTTTCGCTTTGTCAAAAACAAGACATGGCAAATCCGACGGGTCAGAGCACTAGGGACAGGAGAAATTCCTGAATCACATCGCGATTTCGTCGCTGCCGCAGCTGCCAAGCACTTTTCACGATCGTCCGCAATTCAGAAGAAGCGTAAGCGACTCCGATACGACATCGCCATTCTTCACGATCCCGACGAAGGAGAGAATTCTCCATCCGACGATGCAGCATTGAAAAAATTCGTCAAAGCGGCTGAGTCCGTCGGTTTAGCCGCAGAACTGATTACGCGCGATCAGTCGGCCTCGCTTTTGGAATACGACGGTTTGTTTATCCGGCAAACCACAGCCGTAAACCATTTCACCTATCGACTTGCGAGAAAAGCTGCGAGCGAAGGGCTGGTGGTCATCGATGACCCCGTCTCGATTGCGCGTTGTACGAACAAAGTGTTTCTGGCGGAGTTGCTCACTCGTCATAAAATCCCGACACCGGACACGCTCGTCGTTCACCGCGACAATGTGCACGAAATTGCGTCTCGACTCGACTTTCCCTGTGTCCTCAAAAAACCGGACAGCTCCTTTTCACAAGGTGTCGTCAAGGTCACCAACCAACAGGAACTCGACCAGCGTCTGGAAGAGTTCTTGGCCGAGTCGGAAATGATCGTCGCCCAAAAATTCATGCCGACCACTTTTGACTGGCGCGTCGGGATTCTCGATCAACGCCCCATTTTTGCGTGTCAGTACTTTATGGCGCCCGGACACTGGCAAATCATTCGTCAGGAATCGGATGGCCGAGGACGCTACGGGAAGTCGAAAACCGTTCCGGTCGAACTCGCTCCGCGAAAAGCCATTCAAATGGCACTCAAAGCTGCGAATCTAATCGGCGACGGCCTCTACGGAGTCGACGTCAAAGAGTCGGACGGTCAGTTCATCCTGATCGAAGTGAATGACAACCCGAACATCAATTCAGGATACGAAGACGAAGTCCTTCGTGACGATCTCTATCGCCGCATTATGGAATCGTTCCTACGCCGGATTGAACAGGCGAAGTCTAAAACGAATTAG
- a CDS encoding glutamate-cysteine ligase family protein has protein sequence MTTSSPLHLFEAFGVELEYMIVDADTLDILPISDRLLKGEDDLPVSEVEHGDMAWSNELTHHVIEIKTNGPHPTLAPLAARFQDQVQQINSQLQPHNALLLPTAMHPWMNPERELYLWPYDYSPVYTAFHRVFNCHGHGWANLQSMHLNFPFADDEEFGKLHAAIRLILPILPAIAASSPYCDGQKTGFIDSRLNAYVRNSRKIPSVTGDAIPEQAFTRDEYHRQIFEPMYEEIRPFDPDGLLQHEFLNARGAIARFDRNAIEIRLIDVQETPLCDIAIASLVTETLQRLVEERWSSTEQQQAMEVAPLRAILDQTIQDGELSVVSDQKYLRLFGIEDPQITGREMWQKLFEGSREQIVATHSEAIPCIELILIQGPLARRMQNAIGETPSAEELRALYRSLAECLAQGRAFDGL, from the coding sequence ATGACGACCTCTTCGCCACTTCATCTGTTCGAAGCATTCGGAGTCGAACTGGAATACATGATCGTCGATGCAGACACGCTCGACATTCTTCCGATCTCCGACAGACTCCTCAAAGGAGAAGATGACCTGCCAGTTTCGGAAGTCGAACACGGCGACATGGCATGGTCGAATGAGCTGACTCATCATGTCATTGAGATCAAGACCAACGGCCCGCATCCGACACTCGCTCCGCTGGCAGCGAGATTTCAGGATCAGGTGCAGCAGATCAACTCGCAACTTCAACCTCACAACGCATTGCTGCTTCCGACAGCCATGCACCCGTGGATGAATCCAGAACGCGAGTTATATTTGTGGCCATACGATTACAGCCCGGTTTACACGGCATTCCATCGCGTCTTTAATTGCCATGGACACGGCTGGGCAAACTTACAAAGCATGCACCTCAACTTCCCATTCGCGGACGATGAGGAATTCGGAAAACTGCACGCAGCGATTCGCTTAATCCTGCCGATTCTCCCTGCAATCGCAGCCAGTTCTCCATACTGCGATGGCCAGAAGACGGGATTCATTGACTCTCGCCTCAACGCTTATGTGAGAAACTCGCGAAAGATCCCGTCGGTGACAGGTGATGCGATCCCGGAACAGGCGTTCACACGAGATGAATATCACCGGCAGATTTTTGAGCCGATGTATGAAGAGATTCGACCATTCGATCCCGATGGACTTCTGCAACACGAGTTCCTTAATGCTCGCGGCGCGATCGCAAGATTCGACAGAAATGCGATCGAAATCCGTCTGATCGATGTCCAGGAGACTCCGCTGTGCGATATCGCCATCGCCTCACTGGTTACTGAAACCCTGCAGCGACTGGTTGAAGAACGCTGGTCGAGCACAGAACAGCAGCAAGCAATGGAAGTCGCTCCGTTGAGGGCTATTTTAGATCAGACAATCCAGGACGGCGAACTCTCAGTCGTTTCAGATCAGAAGTATCTTCGTTTGTTCGGAATCGAAGATCCGCAAATCACCGGGCGTGAGATGTGGCAGAAGCTGTTCGAAGGCAGCCGCGAACAGATCGTAGCGACTCACTCGGAAGCGATTCCTTGCATCGAACTCATTCTCATCCAGGGACCACTTGCCCGTCGAATGCAGAATGCGATTGGCGAAACTCCGTCCGCTGAAGAACTGCGTGCTCTGTATCGATCACTCGCGGAATGCCTGGCACAGGGACGAGCCTTCGATGGACTCTAA
- a CDS encoding N-formylglutamate amidohydrolase has protein sequence MDSKSQSSSQTTSLIVSCEHGGNELPEEFAAYFSDAEETLATHRGLDLGALAVAEQLAKALNAPLHFSTTSRLLIDLNRSPNHPDLFSQWSRALSDSQRTELIAGDYTSYRSKVESSIREITASSRVIHLSIHSFTPIWNSVPRSTDIGLLFDPSRQFETDVCTIWKQHLINEFPDMTVDDNQPYLGTDDGLTTYLRTQFSDSKYAGIELEVNQKLLSQHNEASTFRHRLVKATSPLLAIR, from the coding sequence ATGGACTCTAAGTCTCAATCCTCATCTCAGACGACTTCGCTGATCGTCTCCTGTGAGCATGGGGGAAACGAACTTCCCGAAGAATTTGCTGCCTACTTTTCCGACGCCGAGGAAACCCTCGCAACACATCGAGGTCTCGACCTGGGAGCACTTGCAGTTGCTGAACAGCTGGCGAAAGCTCTCAATGCGCCCCTGCACTTTTCAACAACTTCTCGCTTACTCATCGACCTGAACCGCAGCCCAAACCACCCCGACCTGTTTTCACAATGGTCTCGGGCACTTTCTGACTCCCAACGGACAGAGTTAATCGCCGGCGATTACACGAGCTATCGTTCGAAGGTTGAAAGCTCGATCCGCGAAATCACTGCATCGAGCCGAGTCATCCATCTGTCGATCCATTCCTTCACTCCCATCTGGAATTCCGTTCCTCGATCGACAGACATTGGATTGCTCTTTGATCCAAGCCGACAATTTGAGACTGATGTTTGCACAATATGGAAGCAGCATCTGATCAATGAATTCCCGGACATGACGGTCGATGACAATCAACCGTACCTGGGAACTGATGATGGACTAACGACGTATTTGCGGACGCAGTTCTCTGATTCGAAGTACGCGGGAATCGAACTCGAAGTCAATCAAAAACTGCTCAGTCAGCACAATGAGGCATCAACGTTTCGTCACCGACTGGTCAAAGCCACGTCGCCCCTGCTAGCAATTCGCTGA
- a CDS encoding serine hydrolase, whose product MRVALLTLLLVAGSDLLLSHAPRLFAQDKDVAKAEASAAVSFNDAAIQKLEAAISYEMEQKNLPAISIALVNRDGVLWSSGFGHKDLEGETPCDPATIFRLGSVSKLFTDLAIMKLADEGKLDIDAPVTDILPSFQPENPTDKPITLRMLMSHRSGIVREPPVGSYYDASEPTLEETVASLNDTKLVYPPETKTKYSNAGITVVGLALQEALGKSYSECIHEELINPLEMKQSGFSVTDSMKPNVAQGRLQTFERGQFPAPVFSLGIDPAGGLRASMVDLSKFVQCILNDGVFKGKRIISQKLLEEMMAEQLDESGKPQQFGIGFDISQLDGTKKVGHAGAVYGFSTQLSALPDKELGAVASCSLDNTNGVVDRLADYALQLALATESGDSLPEYQTTVPVPAERIQDIIGLYQEVDGGSWSRINEIAGKVTVSYGPVHFIVRASANDGNLVVDDVFGFGLPVDFQSHDELTIGDKKFRRVPDTCPEGVPDKWRDLIGEYGEEHSPVYIREVNGQLHALVEYLFDYPLTELGPDQFKYNEHAMSGGEGVEFLRDSDGKVTAVVSGGVVFDRREVGTEKGETFRITPVRPVEEIRVEALQASPPAESGDFRKSDLAELVNLDDSIQLDIRYATDNNFMGAVFYKQPRAFLQRPAAEALVRVQKRLKDEGLGLQIFDAYRPWYVTKMFWEATPAKLKDFVANPQNGSRHNRGCAVDLTLYDLTSNTEVPMVAGYDEFSSRSYPEYPGGTSRERWYRDHLRRAMEREGFTVYEYEWWHFDYRDWKKYRIGNQTFEEMSNK is encoded by the coding sequence ATGAGAGTTGCTCTACTGACGTTGTTGTTGGTGGCCGGCAGTGATTTGCTTCTAAGTCATGCTCCTCGACTGTTTGCGCAAGACAAAGACGTTGCGAAAGCTGAAGCATCAGCTGCAGTAAGTTTCAACGACGCTGCGATCCAAAAACTGGAAGCCGCCATTTCCTACGAAATGGAGCAGAAGAATCTTCCCGCGATTTCAATCGCTCTCGTCAATCGTGACGGTGTTCTTTGGAGTTCGGGTTTTGGTCATAAAGACCTGGAAGGCGAAACTCCCTGTGATCCAGCGACGATTTTCCGCCTTGGTTCGGTTTCCAAACTGTTCACCGACTTGGCGATTATGAAGCTTGCCGACGAAGGCAAGCTCGATATCGATGCTCCTGTGACGGATATTCTTCCGTCTTTCCAACCGGAGAATCCAACCGACAAGCCGATCACGCTGCGAATGTTGATGTCGCATCGTTCTGGAATTGTCAGAGAGCCACCAGTTGGAAGTTACTACGATGCTTCTGAGCCAACACTTGAAGAAACTGTTGCTAGTTTGAACGACACCAAGCTTGTCTATCCTCCAGAAACAAAGACGAAATACTCCAACGCGGGAATCACCGTCGTTGGCCTTGCCTTACAGGAAGCTCTTGGGAAGTCATATTCCGAGTGTATTCATGAGGAGTTAATAAATCCTCTCGAAATGAAGCAGAGTGGTTTTAGTGTTACTGACTCAATGAAACCCAATGTTGCGCAAGGACGTTTGCAAACGTTTGAAAGAGGTCAATTCCCAGCACCGGTCTTTAGTCTCGGGATTGATCCAGCCGGTGGGCTCCGGGCCAGCATGGTTGATTTGTCCAAGTTTGTTCAGTGCATTCTTAATGACGGAGTTTTTAAAGGGAAACGCATCATCAGCCAGAAATTGCTGGAGGAAATGATGGCTGAACAATTGGATGAGTCCGGGAAACCACAGCAGTTCGGCATCGGATTCGATATCAGCCAACTCGACGGCACTAAGAAGGTCGGGCATGCTGGGGCGGTTTACGGGTTTTCAACTCAGTTGTCTGCTCTCCCCGATAAAGAACTCGGAGCGGTTGCTTCATGTTCTCTTGATAATACTAACGGCGTCGTCGATCGGCTCGCGGACTACGCTCTTCAACTGGCGCTAGCAACGGAGTCAGGAGACTCACTTCCTGAATATCAAACGACTGTCCCGGTTCCGGCTGAGAGAATTCAAGACATCATCGGTCTCTATCAGGAAGTCGACGGAGGGAGTTGGTCACGGATTAATGAGATCGCCGGAAAAGTAACTGTCAGCTACGGCCCTGTTCATTTCATCGTGCGTGCTTCAGCGAACGATGGGAATCTGGTCGTCGACGATGTCTTCGGGTTTGGTTTGCCAGTCGACTTTCAGAGTCACGATGAGTTGACGATCGGTGACAAAAAATTCCGTCGAGTTCCAGACACCTGCCCGGAAGGCGTGCCCGATAAGTGGAGAGACTTAATCGGTGAGTATGGAGAGGAGCACAGCCCGGTCTATATTCGCGAAGTCAACGGACAACTTCATGCGCTGGTGGAATACCTGTTCGATTACCCGCTGACAGAACTCGGCCCCGATCAATTCAAGTACAACGAACATGCAATGTCAGGTGGTGAAGGAGTTGAATTCCTTCGCGATTCAGACGGAAAAGTGACAGCTGTTGTTTCGGGCGGAGTGGTCTTTGATCGGCGCGAGGTTGGTACTGAAAAGGGAGAGACATTCCGCATCACTCCTGTTCGACCGGTCGAAGAAATACGAGTCGAAGCACTTCAGGCCAGTCCGCCTGCAGAGTCTGGAGACTTCCGTAAGTCGGATCTTGCCGAACTCGTCAATCTCGATGACAGCATTCAACTCGACATTCGTTATGCAACGGACAACAACTTCATGGGAGCGGTTTTCTACAAGCAGCCGCGAGCGTTTCTCCAGCGGCCGGCTGCTGAAGCTCTGGTGCGTGTCCAGAAGCGGTTGAAAGATGAAGGTCTCGGCTTGCAGATTTTCGATGCTTATCGCCCGTGGTATGTCACGAAAATGTTCTGGGAAGCGACTCCCGCCAAACTCAAGGACTTCGTCGCGAATCCACAAAATGGATCCCGGCACAATCGCGGCTGCGCTGTCGACCTCACGCTGTATGATCTGACTTCTAACACTGAAGTCCCGATGGTGGCAGGCTACGATGAGTTTTCTTCTCGATCCTATCCGGAGTATCCCGGAGGAACGTCACGCGAGCGCTGGTACCGCGATCACTTGCGGAGAGCAATGGAGCGAGAGGGCTTCACCGTTTACGAATACGAATGGTGGCACTTTGACTACCGCGACTGGAAGAAGTATCGCATCGGAAATCAGACGTTCGAAGAAATGTCCAACAAATAA
- a CDS encoding dipeptide epimerase translates to MKLTKHHLTLKLREPFTIARGSITHQKSLVVQLEHDGISGFGEVTENPYYGHTIASMEESLSKIEPLLEEYISQPPEDLWQQFRERLDGDLFALSAFDMAAHDYFARTKQLPTWKRWGLTWENVPVSSYTIGIDSIPKMIEKLNQQQGWGIYKIKLGTDRDLEIMKALRQETDAVFRVDANCGWGPQETVDNSMLLKDLGVEYIEQPLPADASVTDQEFVFENSALPVIADESCQVEEDVRRCEGRFHGINVKICKCGGLTPALSMLKSAREIGLKTMVGCMIESSIGISGAAQLLPLLDYADLDGSCLIESDPAVGVSVSQGVVNLVDGNGSGGGLKSKPQLSAS, encoded by the coding sequence ATGAAACTGACGAAGCATCATCTGACGCTTAAGCTTCGAGAACCATTCACAATCGCGCGTGGCTCGATTACACATCAGAAGAGCCTCGTCGTGCAGCTTGAGCACGACGGCATCTCTGGTTTTGGCGAAGTGACCGAGAATCCCTATTACGGTCACACGATTGCATCCATGGAAGAATCGCTTTCGAAAATCGAGCCACTGCTTGAAGAGTATATCAGCCAACCTCCCGAAGACCTTTGGCAACAGTTTCGCGAAAGACTTGATGGCGATCTTTTTGCTTTGTCCGCCTTCGACATGGCTGCCCATGACTACTTTGCTCGGACGAAGCAGTTGCCGACTTGGAAACGTTGGGGGCTGACGTGGGAGAACGTTCCCGTGTCGAGTTACACTATCGGTATTGATTCTATTCCCAAGATGATCGAGAAGCTGAATCAACAGCAGGGGTGGGGAATCTATAAGATCAAGTTGGGAACAGACCGTGATCTGGAGATCATGAAAGCCTTACGGCAAGAGACTGACGCGGTGTTTCGGGTCGATGCCAACTGCGGATGGGGCCCTCAGGAAACCGTCGACAATTCGATGCTCCTCAAAGATTTGGGGGTCGAGTACATCGAGCAACCCTTGCCAGCCGATGCGTCGGTGACCGATCAAGAGTTTGTCTTTGAGAATTCTGCACTGCCAGTGATCGCCGATGAGAGTTGTCAGGTCGAAGAAGATGTACGTCGATGCGAGGGGCGGTTCCATGGCATCAACGTCAAGATCTGCAAATGTGGTGGACTGACCCCGGCGCTCAGCATGCTAAAGAGTGCGAGAGAAATCGGCTTGAAGACTATGGTTGGGTGTATGATCGAAAGCTCAATCGGGATTAGCGGAGCAGCCCAATTGCTCCCACTCTTGGACTATGCCGACCTCGATGGCTCCTGTCTAATTGAAAGTGACCCGGCAGTCGGCGTTTCCGTTTCACAAGGAGTCGTCAATCTTGTTGATGGCAACGGGAGCGGTGGGGGCCTGAAGTCGAAACCGCAGCTATCAGCTTCTTAA
- a CDS encoding DUF1611 domain-containing protein: MPQPTSEFLSHHRIALLTDGYSTPFLAKTAISMLRYRTADIAAVIDRTATAQTADELFGVGGEIPVVNELSEVPNADALYVGIAPPGGKLPEEWQPIVRSAIRRKLDVVSGLHDFLTDNDEFVELLADHGGRLIDVRKNSFRSTATGAKFRSGSLRIHAVGHDCSVGKMVTMIELERALKELGHDAKFLATGQTGIMVSGAGVPIDCVVADFINGAAENLVLESQEHDILLVEGQGSVAHPAFSGVTVGLLHGCAPDGLIFCYEAGREEVKGLDSVPLVPILQQMLVAEAIANLRHPCKVIGIGVNTRTLNEEEAEAEISRISDETGLPACDVYREGPDKLVEACLNLRKGAKSS; this comes from the coding sequence ATGCCTCAACCGACGAGTGAGTTTCTTTCCCATCATCGCATTGCACTCCTTACAGATGGATACTCGACTCCATTTCTCGCGAAAACCGCCATCAGCATGTTACGTTATCGAACAGCCGATATCGCAGCTGTGATCGATCGAACGGCAACAGCTCAAACCGCTGACGAGCTCTTTGGTGTCGGAGGTGAGATTCCCGTTGTCAACGAACTCTCCGAGGTTCCCAATGCAGACGCACTGTATGTTGGCATTGCTCCACCAGGCGGAAAGCTGCCAGAAGAATGGCAACCAATTGTTCGGAGTGCGATTCGAAGGAAACTCGATGTTGTTTCCGGGCTGCATGACTTTCTCACCGACAACGATGAATTCGTCGAGTTGTTGGCGGATCATGGCGGAAGACTGATCGACGTCCGTAAGAACAGCTTTCGTAGCACAGCAACGGGGGCGAAGTTTCGTTCCGGAAGTCTGCGGATTCATGCTGTCGGCCACGATTGCAGCGTTGGCAAAATGGTGACGATGATTGAGTTAGAGCGAGCCCTCAAAGAACTCGGGCACGACGCGAAGTTTCTCGCCACAGGGCAAACCGGCATTATGGTCTCCGGAGCTGGTGTGCCGATCGACTGCGTAGTTGCAGACTTCATCAACGGAGCTGCTGAGAATCTTGTTCTTGAGAGTCAGGAACACGACATTCTGCTCGTTGAGGGGCAGGGAAGTGTCGCCCATCCTGCGTTCTCTGGCGTGACCGTCGGCCTGCTTCACGGATGCGCCCCTGATGGTCTCATTTTCTGCTATGAAGCTGGCCGTGAGGAAGTGAAAGGTCTCGATTCAGTCCCGTTGGTACCAATCCTTCAGCAAATGCTTGTTGCGGAAGCGATTGCCAATCTACGTCATCCGTGCAAAGTCATTGGAATTGGAGTGAATACACGGACACTGAACGAAGAAGAAGCAGAAGCTGAAATCAGTCGAATTAGCGATGAGACCGGGCTGCCAGCTTGTGATGTTTATCGAGAAGGGCCGGACAAGCTGGTGGAAGCGTGTCTCAACTTGCGTAAGGGGGCAAAGAGCTCATGA
- a CDS encoding sulfatase — MMFLILRSCLPAVVAFGLAFCSVAVSEDSSSKKDASPNFIVIFCDDMGYADIGPFGAEGYQTPHLDQMAAEGMKFTDFYVGRSFCSPSRAALMTGCIPTRVGVGGNFGPHSKNGLNPEEETIADILKTKGYATACFGKWHLGHQPAFLPPNQGFDEYFGLPYSNDMWPFHPGVRHLPLEERLKKWPNLPLYNGLEVVNEAVQPEDQVQLTTQLTERAVDFIQRNHANPFFLYLPNPQPHVPLFVSDKYEGKTPRGLYGDVISEIDWQVGRIIETLQELNIDENTLIVFTSDNGPWLSYGDHAGSAKPLREGKGSNFEGGFRVSCLMRWPGVIPAGVVCKEVAGTIDLLPTIANFAEATLPERKIDGHDISKLIRGSENAQSPHEVFYHYDGKNRLVALRKGKWKLMFPQKYGTPIPGKGGLPGGGSKPHQLELSLFDLESDIGETTNLAEQHPDVVEELQMHAEEMRKDLGDGEESGPGRRPLGQL, encoded by the coding sequence ATGATGTTCTTGATACTCCGAAGTTGCCTGCCTGCTGTTGTCGCTTTCGGGCTCGCTTTCTGTTCTGTCGCAGTTTCCGAAGATTCTTCCTCGAAGAAAGATGCTTCGCCGAATTTTATCGTCATCTTTTGTGACGACATGGGATATGCCGACATCGGACCTTTCGGGGCTGAAGGCTATCAGACTCCTCATCTCGATCAGATGGCCGCGGAAGGAATGAAGTTCACCGACTTTTATGTCGGACGTTCGTTCTGTAGCCCTTCAAGAGCAGCACTCATGACGGGCTGCATTCCCACGCGAGTTGGTGTTGGCGGAAACTTTGGGCCGCATTCGAAGAACGGATTGAACCCGGAAGAAGAGACAATCGCAGATATTCTCAAAACGAAGGGATACGCGACAGCTTGTTTTGGGAAATGGCACTTGGGACATCAGCCAGCGTTCCTGCCTCCGAATCAGGGATTCGATGAGTACTTTGGTCTGCCGTACTCCAACGACATGTGGCCGTTTCATCCAGGAGTTCGACACTTGCCACTGGAAGAGCGACTCAAGAAGTGGCCGAACCTTCCGCTTTATAATGGGCTTGAAGTTGTGAACGAAGCCGTTCAGCCGGAGGATCAGGTTCAACTCACCACACAATTGACCGAACGCGCCGTTGACTTCATTCAGCGGAATCATGCGAATCCGTTCTTTCTTTACTTACCGAATCCGCAACCGCATGTTCCGTTATTTGTGTCGGATAAGTATGAAGGGAAGACACCTCGCGGGTTGTATGGGGATGTCATTAGCGAGATTGACTGGCAGGTCGGCCGAATTATCGAAACACTCCAGGAATTAAACATCGACGAGAATACTCTGATTGTTTTCACTTCTGACAACGGCCCATGGTTGTCCTATGGGGACCATGCAGGGTCTGCTAAGCCACTGCGTGAGGGCAAAGGAAGCAATTTCGAAGGCGGCTTCCGTGTTTCATGTCTCATGAGATGGCCTGGGGTGATTCCAGCCGGTGTGGTGTGTAAGGAAGTGGCAGGGACAATTGATTTGCTGCCGACGATCGCCAATTTCGCTGAAGCAACTTTGCCTGAGCGAAAGATCGATGGGCACGACATCTCGAAACTTATTCGTGGGAGTGAAAATGCACAGAGCCCGCATGAAGTGTTCTACCACTACGATGGTAAGAATCGCCTAGTGGCCCTGAGAAAAGGCAAATGGAAGCTGATGTTTCCTCAGAAATACGGAACACCGATTCCTGGAAAAGGAGGGCTTCCCGGAGGTGGTTCAAAGCCGCATCAACTTGAGCTCTCCCTCTTCGATCTTGAATCAGATATTGGTGAGACAACGAACCTTGCAGAACAGCACCCGGATGTCGTTGAAGAACTCCAGATGCATGCCGAGGAAATGCGAAAAGATCTCGGCGACGGAGAAGAATCAGGCCCGGGACGTCGACCGCTTGGACAACTCTAG